The genomic DNA GGTCGTGGCCCTTCTGAATAGCCGGCCGTGGAGGACCCTCTCGCCCGACGAGGTCGAGGAATTGCGTTACTTCCTTCTGGCGTGGCTGAAGACCGACCCGCCTGTTGCCTACGACGAGCCGCACAACCTCGGTAATGAGGACGGATACGTCGAGCGGCTCACCGTGTATTCCGAGGACGGGAAACGCACAACCGCCGTCAATCCGCGCGCCGCCTTTCCGCCCGACGGCATCCAGCCGCCGCGACAGTGGCGAGAGTTCCTCGTAGCGGCGACAGCCTGCGCCGGCGGGCCTGCGGCCGCTGGCCTCCGCCCGTTTGGCTTGTAAGACAACCTGAAACTTTTACTCCGACACTCGGACCGGTTCTGTTGGACTGCTTTGGAGTGCCGCGGCGAGAAGTTCCATCGGATGATAGACCACGAGGCCCGTGCCGTGCGCCAGTTGCGTCCGGCACATGCCGCAACTCGTCACCACGGCCTCGGCCCCGGAGGCGCGAATCCGCTCGACGACCGCCTCCGCGATGGCCTCCGAAAGGTCCGCGTTCTTCGCCTTGACGCCGAACGTCCCGCCCATCCCGCAGCACGTCATGTTCGTCACCGCAAACCGTATCCCCAGCAACCGCTCCAGCAGGCGTTTCGGCTGCTCTCCCCTTCCCGCCGCGCGCAGATGGCACGGGGCGTGGTACGCGAGGCGCCGGCCCTGCCACAAGCCCTTGCGCGGCGGGTCTCCCGCCTTCGCCGAGGCTACGGCGGACAGGTCCGACCCGCCGCGCGAAAAGGCATCGCCCGCAATTTCTTCCACGAGGTCATGAATGTCCCGCGTGTGCTCGGCGACGAGGCGCGCCCGCGCGTCTCCCGGCACCATCTCCGGATAGTCTTCCGCGAGCACCAGGACGCAGGACGGGCATCCGCTCACGATGGTGTATCCCGCCTCCGCCAGGGGCGCGAGTACCGCAAGGTTAAACTCGCGGTCCTTCGCGGCCGCCTCGGCGTCGCCGGCCGATATCTTCACGATGCCGCAGCACCGCTGCTCGGAAATCAGAACCTCGCATCCGAGGGCCTCGAGCACGGCCACGGCCGCGCGCCCGCTCGCCGGTTCGTTGAACAGTTCGAAGCAGCCGGCAAAATACGCGACCTTGCGAACGGGATCGCCGTCCGGCCCGACCGCGGTTCCTTCTTTGACGCCGCCGCGCGAGAACGCCGGCATCGCCGCCCGCCGACCGATGCCGCCCGCCTTCTCCATCATCCAGCGCACCGCGCCCCGCCGGAGGAAAAAGTTCGCCACCGGCGCCATCGCGCTGCCGACGCGCCCCATCAGCCGCACCTTCCCCATCAGGCGGTCGCAAAACCCCAGGCCGCCCCGCTCCGCCAGGTGCTCCTTGTGCCTCAGGACCAGGCCGGGAACGTCGACGCCACTCGGGCACTCCACAAGGCACGTCTTGCAGTTGTAGCAGAGGTCGGCGACGGCCCGCATCCGCTCCTCGTCGAGGGCCGCGAGCCCGAGGTTGCCCGCAATCGCTTCCCGCAGGAGGTTCGCCTTGGCGCGCGGGCTCGCCACTTCGTCGCGCGTCACCAGGTACACGGGGCAATACGCCCGGCACGTGCCGCACCCGTGGCACCGCTCGAGTTCGCCCGCCCACGGCTCGCGGTCGAAGGCTTCGCCGGTCGGCCGGCGCGACCAGCCCGGTTCCAGGCGCAAGTCCTCAAGGTGGATTTTGCGCTCG from Planctomycetota bacterium includes the following:
- a CDS encoding anaerobic glycerol-3-phosphate dehydrogenase subunit C, encoding PDPSSEPFCTIGGNLGNNSSGSRGMRYGSMKEYEAYLDVVLADGSEVRLEPVALEDGRLREAESRGDLFGKIVAGTHRLVAEHADLIRRYEPHTSKNSAGYNLFEAVRDGRLDLARLVGGSDGTLAVILEAGLRVVPKPRERASVLLWFTDLEKAGEAVHHILLLGPSACEIMERHFLDIVRAEGIISEKFLPKEADTVLLVEQLSDSRAENEAFIAGVRRLVVDELGLAFGAVDAYDPQEQENLWQVRKRAVQILQRLPGPRRVLPFIEDITVPPDKLVAFIRGLREVLNRSGAEAAVYGHAGDSNLHARPMLDTRVAADVERMRAIADGVARLTIDLGGTISCEHGDGLTRSAYLCLQFGPLYDVMRDLKCLWDPKGILNPGKIITDERKIHLEDLRLEPGWSRRPTGEAFDREPWAGELERCHGCGTCRAYCPVYLVTRDEVASPRAKANLLREAIAGNLGLAALDEERMRAVADLCYNCKTCLVECPSGVDVPGLVLRHKEHLAERGGLGFCDRLMGKVRLMGRVGSAMAPVANFFLRRGAVRWMMEKAGGIGRRAAMPAFSRGGVKEGTAVGPDGDPVRKVAYFAGCFELFNEPASGRAAVAVLEALGCEVLISEQRCCGIVKISAGDAEAAAKDREFNLAVLAPLAEAGYTIVSGCPSCVLVLAEDYPEMVPGDARARLVAEHTRDIHDLVEEIAGDAFSRGGSDLSAVASAKAGDPPRKGLWQGRRLAYHAPCHLRAAGRGEQPKRLLERLLGIRFAVTNMTCCGMGGTFGVKAKNADLSEAIAEAVVERIRASGAEAVVTSCGMCRTQLAHGTGLVVYHPMELLAAALQSSPTEPVRVSE